A genomic segment from Pseudomonas mendocina encodes:
- a CDS encoding cyclic peptide export ABC transporter, with translation MDLLLLLARRSWRSLLIATLTGLACGLAAAGLIANINHSLADFSHLRPSDGLLFAGLVVLVVVARILSDISLLRLGQTAVSDMRLHLSSKLIDTHYPRLQHLGKHRLLAMLTDDTQTISQAVELMPTLLVNSGIVLACLGYLGWLSLPLLGLTAVLIVLGAASFHWPQRKALSSIGKARELKDQLFDQYRLLTDGSKELQLNHARRLQFFERLLYPISQQYRRDFVRGMSIYALVLNWGNGIFYLLIGTVLFVAPQFIELSATLVTGYILTLLYMITPLSELMNALPGLGRASVSLRKIGVLEGQLEVADTPGAGLVPARHVRSLSCREVRHTYYREGEDGRFTLGPFDLDLRAGEVVFITGGNGSGKTTLALLLTGLYQPEGGDLLLDGQVSSSTQNQLYRQHFSAIFTDFCLFEHMLDSDDPQLMQQARDYLAHLQLAHKVNIDGGRLSTLDLSTGQRKRLALLAAYLDDRPCYLFDEWAADQDPVFKRFFYTKILPDLRQRGKLVIVISHDDAYFQLADRLIKVDHGTVLEADSDKAVETS, from the coding sequence ATGGATTTGTTACTGCTACTGGCACGACGCTCCTGGCGCAGCCTGCTGATCGCGACTCTCACCGGCCTGGCCTGTGGCCTCGCGGCGGCCGGCCTGATCGCTAACATCAACCATTCCCTGGCCGACTTCAGCCACTTGCGCCCGTCCGATGGACTGCTGTTCGCCGGCCTGGTCGTTTTGGTGGTGGTTGCACGTATTCTCTCCGACATCAGCCTGCTACGCCTGGGGCAGACTGCGGTCAGCGACATGCGTCTGCATCTGAGCAGCAAGCTGATCGACACGCACTATCCACGCCTGCAACACCTGGGTAAGCATCGTCTGCTGGCGATGCTCACCGACGACACGCAGACCATCAGCCAGGCCGTCGAGCTGATGCCCACCCTGCTGGTCAACAGCGGCATCGTTCTAGCCTGCCTGGGCTACCTGGGCTGGCTCAGCTTGCCACTGCTGGGACTCACTGCAGTGCTGATCGTGCTCGGCGCGGCCAGCTTCCATTGGCCACAGCGCAAGGCACTGAGCTCGATCGGCAAGGCACGTGAACTGAAGGATCAGTTGTTCGACCAGTACCGCTTACTCACCGACGGCAGCAAGGAACTGCAACTCAACCACGCGCGACGCCTGCAGTTCTTCGAACGCCTGCTCTACCCTATCAGCCAGCAGTACCGCCGCGACTTCGTGCGCGGAATGAGCATCTACGCCCTGGTGCTCAACTGGGGCAATGGCATTTTCTACCTGCTGATCGGCACGGTGCTGTTCGTCGCCCCGCAGTTCATCGAGCTCAGCGCGACGCTGGTGACCGGCTACATCCTCACCCTGCTATACATGATTACGCCGCTGTCGGAACTGATGAACGCCCTGCCTGGCCTGGGCAGGGCCAGCGTCTCACTGCGCAAGATCGGCGTCCTCGAAGGGCAACTGGAAGTGGCCGACACGCCAGGCGCCGGCCTGGTGCCGGCACGTCATGTGCGCTCGCTGAGCTGTCGTGAGGTGCGCCATACCTACTACCGTGAAGGCGAGGATGGCCGCTTCACCCTCGGCCCGTTCGACCTCGACCTGCGGGCGGGCGAGGTGGTCTTCATCACTGGCGGCAATGGCAGCGGCAAGACCACCCTTGCCCTGCTGCTGACTGGGTTGTACCAGCCCGAAGGCGGCGACCTGCTGCTCGACGGCCAGGTGTCTTCAAGCACCCAGAACCAGCTCTACCGCCAGCACTTCTCGGCGATATTCACCGACTTCTGTCTATTCGAGCACATGCTCGACAGCGATGACCCGCAACTCATGCAGCAGGCCCGTGACTACCTGGCGCATCTGCAACTGGCGCACAAGGTCAATATCGATGGCGGCCGTTTGTCCACACTGGATCTCTCCACCGGTCAACGCAAGCGCCTGGCCCTTCTGGCTGCCTACCTCGACGACCGCCCCTGCTACCTGTTCGATGAATGGGCAGCGGATCAGGACCCGGTGTTCAAGCGCTTCTTCTACACCAAGATCCTTCCGGATCTGCGCCAGCGTGGAAAACTGGTGATCGTCATTTCGCACGACGATGCCTACTTCCAGCTCGCCGACCGGCTGATCAAGGTGGATCACGGAACTGTCTTAGAGGCGGACTCGGATAAAGCTGTTGAGACCAGTTAA
- a CDS encoding TonB-dependent receptor yields the protein MIIFKKNTLALAVASSLMTVTAAMAAEEPGAKKALELKEVVVTGEKIERSQDKTLSSVAVVTSEDIRAHGDQDLQNVLDRTPGIYAQSGNENWGIRGIPVSGFDDQGPAAMNGAVSVYVDDALQVNRLLTHNPMLLWDMEQVEVYRGAQSTTQGRNSLAGAIIMKSKDPTFDPEFSVSSNAGKYGERGTSAMANGTLIDGLVAGRLAVDYQTSDGYIENEFLDMDANQLRSSNIRGKFLILPSDDMDLLLTFARTKQRSGLNAVAAVNGKPDYYSVYENTETYNTLAQNTATAKLDYRLDDFWTLTSVTSGTWSKYDSILDFDRITTLTQTAPRHHEQTLGSQELRLGYSSEKVSGVMGAYLGRLKGEIDDQLVNNGTVLLNQKGETKINSHALFGELNWEFVDDWQLITGLRWDHEKNDTKIDYPVRIVAAPDPVADESISSSVLLPKIGISHDLTENQVVGLTWQRGYRSGGVNVRARARHEAYDPEFTSTYELAWRGNWLDRRLRTSLNLYHTSWKDQQVSFLNIADGTTQVTNAADSRMIGMEFSAEYLLTPQLLVNAGFAYNDTKYKSFIRDGVDLSGYEFIYAPKKMANLGANYTFDSGLMIGGDIVYQGRSISNFDINGAREVTNVRRNDSVALVNLNAEYPMGNLTLSGYVRNLFDEQYITNNQGDDLLDVGAPMTLGVAARYDF from the coding sequence ATGATCATATTCAAGAAGAACACGTTGGCATTGGCTGTCGCGTCCAGTCTGATGACTGTGACTGCCGCGATGGCAGCTGAAGAACCCGGTGCAAAGAAGGCGCTGGAGTTGAAGGAAGTGGTGGTTACTGGAGAAAAGATCGAGCGCAGCCAGGACAAGACGCTGTCCAGTGTTGCCGTGGTGACCAGCGAAGACATTCGAGCTCATGGCGATCAGGATCTCCAGAATGTCTTGGACCGCACTCCAGGTATCTACGCTCAGTCGGGTAATGAGAACTGGGGAATTCGCGGGATTCCGGTTAGCGGTTTCGATGATCAAGGCCCGGCTGCCATGAATGGCGCGGTCTCGGTCTATGTCGACGACGCCCTGCAAGTCAATCGCCTGCTTACTCACAATCCGATGCTGCTTTGGGATATGGAGCAGGTGGAGGTTTACCGTGGCGCCCAGTCGACCACCCAGGGGCGTAACTCGCTGGCTGGTGCCATCATCATGAAAAGCAAGGATCCGACCTTCGATCCCGAGTTTTCGGTGAGCAGCAATGCTGGCAAGTACGGAGAGCGTGGTACCTCTGCCATGGCCAACGGCACACTGATCGACGGCCTCGTCGCTGGCCGTCTGGCAGTCGACTATCAGACCTCCGATGGCTACATCGAAAATGAATTCCTGGACATGGACGCCAACCAGCTGCGCTCGTCCAACATCCGCGGCAAGTTCCTTATCCTGCCGTCCGATGACATGGATCTGCTGTTGACCTTTGCCCGCACCAAGCAGCGCAGTGGCCTCAATGCCGTGGCCGCGGTTAATGGCAAACCAGACTATTACAGCGTTTACGAGAACACCGAAACCTACAACACGCTTGCTCAGAACACCGCAACGGCCAAGCTGGACTACCGTCTGGATGATTTCTGGACTCTGACCAGCGTGACGTCGGGAACCTGGTCGAAGTACGACTCCATTCTCGACTTCGATCGCATTACCACGCTCACTCAAACCGCCCCTCGCCATCATGAGCAGACCTTGGGTAGCCAGGAGCTACGGCTGGGTTACAGCTCTGAAAAAGTCAGTGGAGTCATGGGGGCTTACCTGGGGCGCTTGAAAGGCGAAATCGACGATCAGTTGGTCAACAACGGCACGGTTTTGCTTAACCAGAAGGGTGAAACCAAGATCAATAGCCATGCTCTTTTTGGCGAGCTCAATTGGGAGTTCGTCGACGACTGGCAGTTGATTACGGGCCTGCGCTGGGATCATGAGAAGAACGACACCAAGATCGACTATCCAGTTCGCATAGTCGCTGCGCCTGATCCCGTTGCGGATGAAAGCATCAGTTCCAGTGTGTTACTGCCGAAGATCGGTATCAGCCATGATCTCACCGAGAACCAAGTCGTCGGTTTGACCTGGCAGCGCGGTTACCGCAGTGGTGGTGTCAACGTGCGTGCCAGAGCTCGGCACGAGGCTTACGATCCTGAATTCACCAGCACTTACGAGCTTGCCTGGCGCGGTAACTGGCTGGATCGCCGTTTGCGCACCAGCCTCAACCTCTATCACACAAGCTGGAAGGATCAGCAGGTATCGTTCCTGAACATTGCGGATGGGACTACCCAGGTCACCAACGCGGCTGACAGCCGCATGATCGGCATGGAGTTTTCTGCCGAGTACCTGCTGACACCGCAACTGTTGGTCAATGCCGGCTTTGCATACAACGATACCAAGTACAAGTCGTTCATCCGCGACGGTGTAGATCTAAGCGGGTATGAGTTCATCTATGCACCGAAGAAAATGGCCAATCTGGGAGCCAACTACACCTTCGATAGCGGGCTGATGATTGGCGGCGACATCGTTTACCAAGGGCGCAGCATCTCGAATTTCGATATCAATGGTGCGCGAGAGGTTACGAATGTACGTCGCAACGACAGCGTCGCACTGGTGAATCTGAATGCTGAATATCCCATGGGTAACCTGACGCTCAGTGGCTATGTGCGAAATCTGTTCGATGAGCAATACATCACCAACAATCAGGGTGACGACCTGCTCGACGTCGGTGCGCCTATGACCCTGGGTGTGGCGGCTCGTTACGACTTCTAG